CCTGAGGCGATGGACCTTGACTATCCGATCGAGATAGCTGCGCCATGTTTCTGGCACTTCGACGGCGTGAGCGTCGAAGTTTCCTCTTGGGTTTGATTCCCCTCGCCGCAGGGCCTCGCATTCCGCGAATCGCCGTCCGGATGGCGTAATCCTTGGATCCTGGGAAGCGCTTTCGCCGCGCAGTCGGTCTAAGATTGCCATTACGCAAGTGTCGTCTGTGAAACTTTTCTCTCGATCAAAACCTTGTTCTCGCAGCCGACGCAGCTGCCTTCGAGAAAAGTTCTCCAACTCTGGAGGTGGCAGGTTCTGTTCTGCACGATCTTCGCAATCATCCTCCCATCGACTGCGTAGTTCATCGACATATTCATCAAGTGCCTCCGCCAATGAATCGGTATAGGGCGGGATCGAGATTACGGAGGTAGAAACCGGCAAATGGATGTTGGTGGCTCCACGAAGGAAGACTTTTAACGGTCGCGCACAGCCCTTTGCATCACGGCGGTTCTCCAACCACGGGCGCCACCCTTCGCACCTCTTAGTTCCCTTTAATGCTCTGTCGGCAAATACTCCGCGCAAGGGTTCTTTCACTCCACAGCTGCAAGAAACGATTAAGTCGTCAATGGCGAGAGAGCCGCCAAGCGTCTTGAGATGCATGTAATGGAGTGGTTGTGGTTCAACCTTTGCGGCCTCGTCGCTTACTTTGCGGTGAGCCCACGCATACCAGGGGAAGTCGTCAATGTGTCCGGGATGATCCGGCTCAGGCCCTTCGGCATCGTGATGACAGACGACGACAAGACGAGTGGGTACACCAACCCCTCGGCATTGCCGATTGCCGTTTGTGCGTGTGCATTTTGCCTTTCCCCCGTTAAGCGACTCGAATGCGAATCTTTCGCCAAACTCGGGACTGATCTCAGGTGACTCGTTGCTGACTTCTCGGGCCATTCCGATGGCGCTACACTCGGGGCAGTAGAGCCACCGCGGGAAACGGCAGGCTGGAAGGAGAGCTGGAAACGTATTTTCTTGATCGGCCACCGGAGGTGCCTGAAACCACCTCTTGTCCACCAGTCTTTCGAGATCTGGTTCGTGAATAACTTGGCACTTGTTCCTTGCTGGCCAGAAGTCCAGTCCAAGTGGCATCGCTGAATGAAACTGGAAGTCCACCACGGCACCGGTTCCAAAAGTCAAAAGTGCTTGACTCTGACGAATTTCGCCGATTTTTTTGACTTGTGGACGCCGACTCATTCCTTCGGATCTTGAGCGAGCCATTTTTACCCCTTTGTGGCATCAGTTGTAGAGCCATCCTCGTTATCGTCGGAGGACTTCGGTGGTGAAGACAGCACCGGAACGATCTTCAGCCGGAAGCCGGTTTCCGGTTCAACATTCCGCATTGAGTTGGGGGCGCCTTCCAATCCGTCTCGTTCTCGACGAGGAGCGGTCAATTGCCGTAGCAATCGGTTCGGCCCGACATCCCATTGCATGCCAGAACCATATTTCGCATTGGACGAATATAATGCAGCCCATTTTTGCCAACGTTGAAGCCTATCTTTGACTTCCTGTTTTGTGACAGCCGCCTCGCGGGGGTCCTGTGCGATTACTCGATCAACGACCGGCTGTACCAGCGACCAAAGATGATCGATATTGGCTGTGCCCAATGCTAATGGATCCGCGACAAGTGAACCATCTAAATGACGCAGGATAGCGATCAATACCGCCGATAGCGCTCGATCACGCGTCGGTGACGACCAGGGAGTTACACTTGTTGCCTCTACCTCCCGGTAAAATGCCTCGTGATACGGCACAAACCTCTCATAATGCGAGCGGTCGCGAGAACGTGTCCAATTGAGAAGGGTTATGACAAGGCCTGGAAACTTTCGTCCGACGCGACTCGACGCTTGGATATACTCCGCTGTGGTCTTCGGTTGTCC
This is a stretch of genomic DNA from Planctomycetia bacterium. It encodes these proteins:
- a CDS encoding DUF1998 domain-containing protein, producing the protein MSRRPQVKKIGEIRQSQALLTFGTGAVVDFQFHSAMPLGLDFWPARNKCQVIHEPDLERLVDKRWFQAPPVADQENTFPALLPACRFPRWLYCPECSAIGMAREVSNESPEISPEFGERFAFESLNGGKAKCTRTNGNRQCRGVGVPTRLVVVCHHDAEGPEPDHPGHIDDFPWYAWAHRKVSDEAAKVEPQPLHYMHLKTLGGSLAIDDLIVSCSCGVKEPLRGVFADRALKGTKRCEGWRPWLENRRDAKGCARPLKVFLRGATNIHLPVSTSVISIPPYTDSLAEALDEYVDELRSRWEDDCEDRAEQNLPPPELENFSRRQLRRLREQGFDREKSFTDDTCVMAILDRLRGESASQDPRITPSGRRFAECEALRRGESNPRGNFDAHAVEVPETWRSYLDRIVKVHRLREVTALQGFRRISRENPDIDSAKAKFASISRGPMQWLPAIELRGEGIFIELNLERVREWELRTAVDERMEPLRSNFLNVAVQEGWNSSSCPSARFVLVHTIAHLLIRQLTLECGYSSASLRERLYVAEPNSAMPPTCPGGEMAGFLIYTSTSDADGSLGGLVRMGDPDRLVPVLQEALRTATWCSSDPVCSTTSGQGHMGLNRAACHACALVPETSCERNNGYQDRVLVIPPRGFSPAASFFDADNLD